From a single Armatimonadota bacterium genomic region:
- a CDS encoding sugar phosphate isomerase/epimerase, which yields MFTKHLEGWDLSQIIDGLKRGGVQGADLCVRPGYPVNPENAKTALPEAAKRFADEGLCIPLITTPGDFTDAGMDYAEPLFEACAEAGVKFVKLGYWYVEEGGYWATIDRCRTRLEGFARLAEKTGVKPVIHNHSGKTMGLNSSSVMNIVKGFDPALVGVFTDVGHLSIVGEPYEMALDIVKDYICAIAFKDLVKQKFMQGNDAVWRIDVWPLGMGFGDFPLVMKLLKQMNFDGPISFHCEYSRMPAESIIHQLAIDTKYISDILAELD from the coding sequence ATGTTCACCAAGCACCTCGAGGGATGGGACCTGTCTCAGATCATCGACGGCCTGAAGCGCGGCGGCGTGCAGGGAGCCGACCTCTGCGTCCGGCCCGGCTACCCCGTCAATCCCGAGAATGCAAAGACCGCGCTGCCCGAGGCCGCGAAGCGTTTCGCCGACGAAGGCCTCTGTATCCCGCTCATCACCACGCCGGGCGATTTCACGGACGCCGGAATGGACTACGCTGAGCCCCTGTTCGAAGCCTGTGCGGAAGCGGGCGTCAAGTTCGTCAAACTCGGCTACTGGTATGTGGAAGAAGGCGGCTACTGGGCAACCATCGACCGGTGCCGCACCCGACTTGAGGGCTTCGCCAGGCTGGCCGAGAAGACCGGCGTGAAGCCCGTGATCCACAACCATTCGGGCAAGACCATGGGCCTGAATTCGTCTTCCGTCATGAATATCGTGAAGGGCTTTGACCCCGCACTCGTGGGTGTCTTCACCGATGTCGGCCACCTGTCCATCGTAGGCGAGCCCTACGAGATGGCGTTGGACATCGTGAAGGACTACATCTGCGCCATAGCCTTCAAGGACCTGGTGAAGCAGAAGTTCATGCAGGGCAATGATGCCGTCTGGCGCATTGACGTCTGGCCACTGGGTATGGGTTTTGGCGACTTCCCGCTGGTGATGAAGCTCCTGAAGCAGATGAACTTCGACGGGCCGATCAGCTTCCACTGCGAGTACAGCCGCATGCCCGCGGAATCTATCATTCACCAGCTTGCCATTGACACGAAGTACATCAGCGACATCTTGGCGGAACTGGACTGA
- a CDS encoding ATP-binding cassette domain-containing protein, with protein sequence MRDAIVMWRSTKLAVLSALCAAFYAALLIPFKAIPLIPGLTELRPGNVVPVVAGVLFGPAAAWGCAVGNLIGDFFGTIGPGSFFGFIGNFLYAYVPYRLWRLIMGGRPATGAPGQAPVFLLVAVLGGMACAVVIGWGVDLLGLVPYQVLTAVITLNNSAASILLGLLLLPLVYPRARRWGLLYEDLMRPEDYREGPLAPVGALLVIAGAVGGAALALVMFLGGEQGPLAAMAESGVTVKGLGLLSAAMVLVGSGLFTRIGRRAEDLDVVEVDDLAQVPRTGPAIQVESLRFAYPLSDAPALQDVSITQERGELRMLMGATGSGKSTLCKCLNGVIPELQTGDFGGTVRLFGRDIRGLPVYALAPLVGQVFQDFESQLLTTSAELEVAFPLENMGTPVDEMARRVRQALESVDMWELRDREPHLLSGGEKQRLALAAALVNEPPIVVLDEPTTDLDPQGKRELLDQCRRLRNEGRTLVVAEHETDLALGADHLTVLQDGRVAFDGKPQELLSDPARSQSLGLRPLDIPRLFAELGRPERPLSIDDAADLLKTETCDQQRWDDIATPWMAEAYRANDGSLDRPVLSVQGLQHVYADGVEAIRNVSFDVHAGEFVAILGENGSGKTTLAKHLNGLLKPTQGRVLVGGRDTKGLTPAGLAQTIGYLFQDPDHQIFADTVWDEVAFGPRNVGLEPDIVERRVAGALETVGLSDQAADDPFLLTKGERQLVALASILALKPQVIVFDEPTTGLDGPRQEQMMDALRALNEKGHTIIVITHCNWAAAEYAHRAIVMQDGELVADAPVRDVFGDSALLARSGQSPPLITELAMRVWGKPMLSVDEAVYCLRAGDGK encoded by the coding sequence GTGAGGGACGCCATTGTCATGTGGCGCAGCACAAAGCTGGCGGTGCTGTCTGCCCTGTGTGCTGCCTTCTATGCCGCACTGCTCATCCCGTTCAAGGCGATTCCGCTCATACCTGGGCTCACCGAACTGCGTCCGGGGAACGTGGTGCCCGTCGTTGCCGGTGTTCTCTTCGGGCCGGCGGCAGCGTGGGGTTGCGCGGTGGGCAACTTGATCGGCGACTTTTTCGGCACGATCGGTCCCGGCAGCTTTTTCGGGTTCATCGGCAACTTCCTGTATGCCTACGTGCCGTACCGCCTTTGGCGGCTGATCATGGGTGGGCGTCCGGCAACGGGCGCGCCGGGGCAGGCTCCCGTCTTCCTGCTCGTGGCCGTGCTGGGGGGCATGGCCTGCGCGGTGGTGATCGGCTGGGGCGTTGATCTGCTGGGCCTCGTGCCGTACCAGGTGCTTACCGCGGTCATCACGCTGAATAACTCCGCGGCTTCCATCCTGCTGGGCCTCCTCTTGCTGCCGCTGGTGTACCCCCGAGCGCGCCGCTGGGGTCTTCTGTATGAGGACCTCATGCGGCCCGAGGATTACCGCGAGGGACCGCTGGCGCCGGTTGGGGCGCTTCTTGTGATCGCGGGTGCGGTCGGCGGCGCAGCGCTGGCACTGGTTATGTTTCTCGGCGGCGAGCAGGGCCCCCTCGCGGCAATGGCTGAATCCGGCGTGACCGTGAAAGGGCTGGGGCTGCTTTCGGCAGCGATGGTGCTGGTAGGAAGCGGTCTGTTCACCCGCATCGGACGCAGAGCTGAGGACTTGGACGTCGTCGAGGTGGACGACCTTGCGCAAGTGCCCAGGACCGGCCCCGCGATCCAGGTGGAAAGTCTCCGGTTCGCTTATCCCTTGTCGGACGCCCCTGCACTTCAGGACGTCAGCATCACCCAGGAACGCGGCGAACTGCGGATGTTGATGGGCGCTACGGGCTCGGGGAAGTCCACTCTCTGCAAATGCCTCAATGGCGTAATCCCTGAGCTTCAGACTGGCGACTTCGGCGGCACGGTGAGGCTCTTCGGACGAGACATCCGCGGCTTGCCGGTGTATGCCCTCGCGCCCCTCGTCGGCCAGGTGTTTCAGGACTTCGAGAGCCAGTTGCTGACCACAAGCGCCGAGCTTGAGGTGGCGTTCCCCCTGGAGAACATGGGCACGCCCGTGGATGAGATGGCCCGGCGCGTCCGGCAGGCACTGGAGAGCGTGGACATGTGGGAATTGAGGGACCGGGAGCCCCACCTGCTCTCCGGCGGCGAAAAGCAGCGTCTGGCTCTTGCTGCGGCGCTGGTGAACGAGCCGCCGATCGTGGTCCTGGACGAGCCAACGACCGATCTTGACCCACAGGGGAAACGCGAACTGCTGGATCAGTGCCGGCGCCTGCGAAACGAAGGCCGCACGCTTGTGGTTGCCGAGCACGAGACCGACCTGGCCCTGGGAGCCGACCATCTCACGGTCCTGCAGGACGGTCGCGTTGCTTTCGACGGCAAGCCCCAGGAGCTTCTTTCTGACCCGGCGCGCAGCCAGTCGCTGGGCCTGCGTCCGCTCGACATCCCACGGCTCTTCGCGGAACTTGGGCGGCCGGAGCGGCCGCTGAGCATAGATGACGCCGCTGATTTGCTGAAGACCGAGACCTGCGACCAGCAGCGTTGGGATGACATTGCCACGCCCTGGATGGCCGAAGCCTACCGGGCCAATGACGGGTCGCTGGACAGACCGGTCCTCAGCGTGCAGGGCCTGCAGCATGTCTATGCCGACGGGGTCGAGGCGATCCGCAATGTGTCGTTCGACGTTCACGCAGGGGAGTTTGTGGCGATCCTCGGCGAGAACGGGTCCGGGAAGACCACCCTGGCCAAGCACCTGAACGGTCTGCTCAAGCCTACTCAGGGGCGCGTGCTGGTGGGGGGTCGGGACACGAAAGGGCTCACACCCGCCGGACTCGCGCAGACAATTGGCTACTTGTTCCAGGACCCGGACCACCAGATCTTCGCGGACACGGTCTGGGACGAAGTGGCCTTCGGACCCCGCAATGTGGGCCTGGAGCCCGACATTGTGGAACGCCGGGTAGCCGGGGCGCTGGAGACCGTGGGCCTTTCGGACCAGGCCGCTGATGACCCGTTCCTTCTGACGAAGGGGGAGCGCCAACTCGTGGCGTTGGCATCGATTCTTGCGCTGAAGCCGCAGGTGATCGTATTCGACGAACCCACCACCGGCCTGGACGGCCCCAGGCAGGAGCAGATGATGGACGCGCTGCGCGCGCTCAATGAGAAGGGACACACCATCATCGTCATTACCCATTGCAATTGGGCCGCCGCCGAATACGCGCACCGGGCGATTGTGATGCAGGACGGGGAGCTTGTGGCGGACGCGCCGGTGCGGGATGTTTTCGGCGACAGCGCATTGCTGGCGCGCTCAGGGCAGAGCCCGCCGCTCATCACGGAGCTTGCAATGCGGGTTTGGGGCAAACCGATGCTATCCGTGGATGAGGCCGTCTACTGCCTGCGGGCAGGTGATGGCAAATGA
- a CDS encoding aldose 1-epimerase family protein yields MANLYGKHWTKAELLQHVGDIEQIAGAQKVLLDDGNTAGCEAIEFRTGAGLRFRVLPGRGMDISACDFNGESLAWMSHTGEVASPYFDPQGLNWLRSFYGGLLLTCGMSWAGAPCVDPAEGGPEGYPAMLEDGSWSQTGGIGLHGRVSHIPAKNVCVDSEWIGDDYVFWAQGRVREAQVFKANLLLTRRITAKLGENKIWLNDRVENLGYEKQEHMFLYHCNLGFPLLQEGAKYVINSRETTPRDADAEAQLDRWSQWPAPTPHQPEMCYYHDVATDENGIATVAFVNRDIAGGRGLGLYISYEKATMPYFTQWKMPAQGHYVTGLEPANCKVQGRKMYRDNGTLVYLEPGEVVEYNTEFGVLTSQAEIDEIEAQIAALK; encoded by the coding sequence ATGGCGAACCTGTACGGGAAACATTGGACCAAGGCCGAATTGCTCCAGCACGTAGGTGACATTGAGCAGATTGCGGGGGCGCAGAAGGTGCTTCTGGATGACGGGAACACGGCCGGGTGTGAGGCAATCGAGTTCAGGACCGGTGCGGGGCTGAGGTTCCGGGTCTTGCCGGGGCGCGGTATGGACATTTCCGCATGTGACTTCAACGGCGAGTCGCTGGCGTGGATGTCTCACACCGGCGAGGTGGCGTCTCCGTACTTCGACCCGCAGGGCCTGAACTGGCTGCGCAGTTTCTACGGAGGCTTGCTGCTGACCTGCGGCATGAGTTGGGCCGGCGCGCCCTGCGTGGACCCGGCGGAGGGTGGGCCTGAGGGCTACCCGGCCATGCTCGAGGACGGCTCCTGGAGCCAAACCGGGGGCATCGGACTGCATGGTCGAGTCTCGCACATCCCGGCAAAGAACGTGTGTGTGGACAGCGAGTGGATTGGTGACGACTACGTCTTCTGGGCACAGGGCAGGGTGCGGGAAGCGCAGGTCTTCAAGGCAAACCTGCTCCTCACCCGGCGCATCACCGCGAAGCTGGGCGAGAACAAGATCTGGCTGAATGACCGCGTGGAGAACCTGGGGTACGAGAAGCAGGAGCACATGTTCCTGTACCACTGCAATCTGGGTTTCCCACTGCTGCAGGAGGGGGCGAAGTACGTCATCAATTCTCGCGAGACCACGCCGCGGGATGCCGACGCGGAAGCGCAGCTCGACCGCTGGAGCCAGTGGCCCGCGCCGACGCCGCATCAGCCGGAGATGTGCTACTACCATGATGTCGCCACCGATGAGAACGGGATCGCGACGGTGGCTTTCGTAAACCGTGACATCGCCGGCGGTCGGGGACTTGGCCTGTACATCAGCTATGAGAAAGCGACCATGCCGTACTTCACCCAGTGGAAGATGCCAGCCCAGGGGCACTACGTGACCGGCCTGGAGCCCGCGAACTGCAAGGTCCAGGGCCGCAAGATGTACCGGGACAATGGAACGCTGGTGTACCTGGAGCCGGGCGAAGTCGTGGAGTACAACACCGAGTTCGGAGTGCTTACCAGCCAGGCGGAGATTGACGAAATCGAGGCGCAGATCGCTGCGCTCAAGTAG
- a CDS encoding mucoidy inhibitor MuiA family protein, with the protein MARHTRSALLCLLFLAVCGSALPQTAGRITEVRVYQGQALVTREVQFEAVAGSQEITVTSLPERVVPGSLYATGGDSVSVRAVRFRSTAVSEEPRPEVRELDAKIKEQMAAQRRAESESKVLASRAEFLDRLGQFTAAKFEKDAAQAVLNPESVEKTATFIFQQRDEVAARALELQERKVAIEETLALLQRQRAELTRGGANVQRDAVIFVDAAQAGPSVLHLSYLVDGVGWTPAYSARLSKERDKVALEYHAALTQMSGEDWNSVALTLSTSHPKMLASAPILSPLRIALVSRQEQQRQEADAVTSYTEKTRELQRQIRGPVGAKGDTGPAGPPGPTGERGPVGAGMPGMMGAPGGMGQAAPPAQLAMPSADDEYLNANLFAAQLQNVELTAPDEVVRLSRAIGGATEGLAVDYPIEGAVSIQSRRDQQMFLIARLDLKAEFNYTAVPLLTDYVYRAAECVNSSDLALLAGPYNAYVDGAFSGRGEIPLVASGQNFTIGFGTETRLRASREFLEKTTSTRGGNQIVQYKYRLALQNYMTEPATVRLWDRLPQAPDNQVTVQLVDPQPPLATDPLYLAQQRPRGLLRWDVQVPAGASGAKAYSFEYQFQIEHDRSYDIGDLPSSVAETMRRDLAVMKSIEAGQMMMQ; encoded by the coding sequence ATGGCGAGGCACACACGATCGGCCCTGCTCTGTTTGCTTTTCCTTGCAGTCTGCGGCTCGGCACTGCCGCAGACTGCCGGCAGGATCACAGAAGTGCGTGTGTACCAGGGACAAGCTTTGGTCACGCGCGAGGTCCAGTTTGAGGCCGTCGCGGGGAGCCAGGAAATCACGGTCACAAGCCTGCCCGAACGGGTCGTGCCGGGTTCCCTGTATGCCACGGGCGGTGACAGCGTCTCGGTGCGAGCAGTCCGGTTCCGAAGTACCGCGGTGTCCGAAGAACCCAGGCCGGAAGTGCGCGAGCTTGATGCGAAGATCAAAGAGCAGATGGCCGCTCAGCGTCGAGCCGAGAGCGAATCGAAGGTCCTCGCCAGTCGCGCGGAGTTCCTGGACAGACTCGGCCAATTCACGGCCGCCAAGTTCGAGAAAGATGCGGCCCAGGCAGTCCTGAACCCAGAGTCGGTCGAGAAGACCGCGACCTTCATCTTCCAGCAGAGAGATGAAGTCGCGGCCAGGGCGCTGGAGCTTCAGGAACGGAAAGTGGCCATCGAGGAAACGCTGGCGCTCCTCCAGCGTCAGCGCGCGGAACTCACCCGGGGCGGCGCAAACGTGCAACGCGACGCGGTGATCTTCGTGGACGCGGCGCAGGCCGGGCCTTCCGTGCTGCACCTGAGTTACCTCGTCGATGGCGTCGGATGGACCCCCGCTTACAGCGCCCGGCTCAGCAAGGAACGGGACAAGGTGGCGCTGGAGTATCACGCGGCGCTCACCCAGATGAGCGGCGAGGACTGGAACTCGGTGGCCCTGACACTCTCCACCAGCCACCCAAAGATGCTGGCTTCCGCGCCCATCTTGTCGCCACTTCGCATAGCGCTCGTGAGCCGTCAGGAGCAGCAGCGGCAGGAAGCGGATGCCGTCACCAGCTACACCGAAAAGACCCGTGAACTGCAGCGGCAGATTCGCGGGCCGGTGGGAGCCAAGGGCGACACCGGACCGGCGGGGCCTCCGGGCCCAACAGGCGAGCGGGGACCGGTGGGCGCGGGCATGCCGGGGATGATGGGTGCGCCGGGCGGCATGGGGCAGGCCGCGCCGCCTGCGCAGCTTGCCATGCCCTCGGCCGATGACGAATACCTGAACGCCAACCTGTTCGCCGCGCAGCTGCAGAACGTGGAACTCACCGCGCCCGATGAAGTCGTACGGCTGTCGCGGGCCATTGGTGGAGCGACCGAGGGCCTGGCGGTTGATTACCCCATCGAGGGGGCTGTGAGCATTCAGAGCCGGCGAGACCAGCAGATGTTCCTTATCGCCAGGCTGGACTTGAAGGCCGAGTTCAACTACACCGCGGTCCCCCTGCTCACGGACTACGTCTACCGCGCGGCCGAATGTGTCAACAGCAGTGACCTGGCGCTTCTCGCGGGTCCTTACAATGCCTACGTTGACGGCGCCTTCTCGGGCCGGGGCGAGATCCCGCTGGTGGCAAGCGGGCAGAACTTCACCATCGGATTCGGCACCGAGACCCGCCTGCGAGCTTCCCGCGAGTTCCTCGAGAAAACGACGAGCACCCGGGGCGGCAACCAGATCGTGCAGTACAAGTATCGCCTTGCATTGCAGAATTACATGACCGAGCCCGCTACGGTGCGCCTTTGGGACCGCCTTCCGCAGGCCCCTGACAACCAGGTGACAGTCCAGCTGGTGGACCCGCAGCCGCCGCTGGCCACGGACCCGCTCTATCTGGCCCAGCAGCGCCCGCGCGGACTGCTGCGCTGGGATGTCCAGGTTCCGGCGGGTGCGTCCGGTGCGAAGGCGTACAGCTTCGAGTACCAGTTCCAGATCGAGCACGACCGCAGCTATGACATCGGCGATCTGCCCTCGAGCGTCGCCGAGACCATGCGGCGCGATCTGGCGGTCATGAAGAGCATCGAAGCAGGACAGATGATGATGCAGTGA
- a CDS encoding type II toxin-antitoxin system VapC family toxin, translating into MSGIRRPVVVDASVAIKWVLTESDSDAARSLVKRRVEMAAPASLRVETANVLWRRVQRKELTLEQALLCWDALSRIPMDLHPIEGLVQRALEHAAASERTVYDCLYVALAERLGVCLVTADESFHKALLSTPGVPRVLLPGEAAELLAGDGPHDSHK; encoded by the coding sequence GTGAGTGGGATCCGTCGTCCTGTGGTCGTTGACGCCAGCGTGGCGATCAAATGGGTGCTCACTGAGAGCGATTCGGATGCCGCCCGGTCTCTCGTGAAACGGCGCGTGGAGATGGCGGCGCCGGCGTCGCTGCGCGTTGAGACGGCAAACGTCCTTTGGAGGCGGGTGCAGCGTAAGGAGCTCACGCTCGAGCAGGCACTGCTGTGCTGGGATGCGCTGTCGAGAATCCCAATGGACTTGCACCCGATCGAAGGACTGGTTCAACGCGCCCTGGAGCACGCAGCCGCCAGCGAACGCACGGTCTATGATTGCCTGTATGTTGCGCTGGCCGAGAGACTGGGTGTCTGTCTGGTGACTGCGGACGAGAGCTTCCACAAAGCGCTCCTCAGCACGCCCGGTGTACCGCGTGTCCTGCTGCCTGGCGAGGCCGCTGAGTTGCTTGCGGGTGATGGCCCGCATGATTCTCACAAATAG